One window of the Nocardia huaxiensis genome contains the following:
- the tkt gene encoding transketolase has product MSVTDDIRALTQPNHPADWTELDTRAVDTVRVLAADAVQNAGNGHPGTAMSLAPLAYTLYQRVMRFDPSDPHWVGRDRFVLSCGHSSLTQYIQLYLAGIGLELDDLVNLRKWGSLTPGHPEYRHTDGVEITTGPLGQGLASAVGMAMAARRERGLFDPAAAQGESPFDHFVYVIASDGDLEEGVTSEASSLAGTQQLGNLIVFYDDNRISIEDDTRIAFTEDVAARYRAYDWHVVTVEGGENVTAIEAAVAEAQAVTDKPSIVILRTIIGFPAPNKMNTGASHGAALGADEVAATKKILGFDPEKNFEVADEVIAHTRRQAADRGRDARKAWQQQYDAWAAANPENKALFDRLQERRLPAGWAESLPTWDADPKGMATRKASGAVLAALAPVLPELWGGSADLAESNNTTMPNQPSFGPEEISTAHWKANPYGRTLHFGVREHAMGSILNGIALHGPTRPYGGTFLVFSDYMRPAVRLGALMRTPVTYVWTHDSIGLGEDGPTHQPIEHLAALRAIPGLNVVRPGDANETSYAWRTILERDSAERESHFLVSEPPHQDGPSALALTRQDLPIQAGTSYEGVRKGGYILAESSTATPQVIIIATGSELQLAVDARTTLEAQGIGTRVVSMPCVEWFDAQDQAYRDQVLPPAVKARVSVEAGIGMPWYRFVGDAGEIVSIEHFGASADFKTLFREFGITADAVVAAATRSLDKVKG; this is encoded by the coding sequence GTGTCAGTCACAGACGACATCCGCGCGCTCACTCAGCCGAACCACCCCGCCGACTGGACCGAATTGGACACCAGAGCCGTCGACACGGTCCGTGTCCTGGCCGCCGATGCCGTGCAGAACGCCGGCAACGGTCACCCGGGTACCGCAATGAGCTTGGCGCCCTTGGCCTACACCCTCTACCAGCGCGTCATGCGATTCGATCCGAGCGATCCGCACTGGGTCGGCCGCGACCGCTTCGTGCTGTCGTGCGGCCACTCCAGCCTCACCCAGTACATCCAGCTGTACCTGGCGGGTATCGGCCTGGAACTCGACGATCTGGTCAATCTGCGCAAGTGGGGTTCGCTGACCCCGGGTCACCCCGAGTACCGCCACACCGACGGCGTCGAGATCACCACCGGCCCGCTGGGTCAGGGTCTGGCGTCGGCGGTCGGCATGGCGATGGCGGCGCGGCGCGAGCGCGGCCTGTTCGATCCGGCTGCGGCACAGGGTGAGTCGCCGTTCGACCACTTCGTCTACGTGATCGCCTCCGACGGCGACCTGGAAGAGGGCGTCACCTCCGAGGCGTCCTCGCTCGCCGGCACCCAGCAGCTGGGCAACCTGATCGTCTTCTACGACGACAACCGCATCTCCATCGAGGACGACACCCGCATCGCCTTCACCGAGGATGTGGCGGCTCGCTACCGCGCCTACGACTGGCATGTCGTCACCGTCGAGGGCGGCGAGAACGTCACCGCCATCGAGGCCGCCGTCGCCGAGGCGCAGGCCGTCACCGACAAGCCGTCGATCGTCATCCTGCGCACCATCATCGGCTTCCCGGCCCCGAACAAGATGAACACCGGCGCGTCGCACGGCGCGGCCCTGGGCGCGGACGAGGTCGCGGCCACCAAGAAGATCCTGGGCTTCGACCCGGAGAAGAACTTCGAGGTCGCCGACGAGGTCATCGCGCACACCCGCCGTCAGGCCGCCGATCGTGGCCGCGACGCCCGCAAGGCGTGGCAGCAGCAGTACGACGCGTGGGCCGCGGCCAACCCGGAGAACAAGGCGCTGTTCGATCGCCTGCAGGAGCGCCGCCTGCCCGCCGGCTGGGCCGAGTCGCTGCCGACCTGGGATGCCGACCCGAAGGGCATGGCGACCCGCAAGGCGTCCGGCGCGGTGCTGGCCGCGCTCGCGCCGGTGCTGCCGGAACTGTGGGGCGGTTCGGCCGACCTCGCGGAATCCAACAACACCACCATGCCGAACCAGCCGTCCTTCGGCCCGGAGGAGATCTCCACCGCGCACTGGAAGGCCAACCCGTACGGCCGCACCCTGCACTTCGGTGTGCGTGAGCACGCCATGGGCTCGATCCTGAACGGCATTGCGCTGCACGGTCCCACGCGTCCGTACGGCGGCACCTTCCTGGTGTTCTCCGATTACATGCGCCCGGCCGTGCGCCTGGGCGCGCTCATGCGCACCCCGGTCACCTACGTGTGGACGCACGACTCCATCGGCCTCGGCGAGGACGGCCCGACCCATCAGCCGATCGAGCATCTGGCCGCGCTGCGCGCCATCCCGGGCCTGAACGTGGTCCGTCCGGGTGACGCCAACGAGACCTCCTACGCCTGGCGCACCATCCTCGAGCGCGACTCGGCCGAGCGCGAATCGCACTTCCTGGTCTCCGAGCCGCCGCACCAGGACGGCCCGTCCGCGCTGGCCCTGACCCGTCAGGATCTGCCGATCCAGGCGGGCACCTCCTACGAGGGCGTCCGCAAGGGCGGCTACATCCTGGCCGAATCCTCCACTGCCACACCGCAGGTGATCATTATCGCCACCGGTTCGGAATTGCAGCTGGCCGTGGACGCCCGCACTACGCTGGAGGCGCAAGGCATCGGCACCCGCGTGGTGTCCATGCCGTGTGTGGAGTGGTTCGACGCGCAGGATCAGGCCTACCGCGACCAGGTGCTGCCGCCTGCCGTGAAGGCGCGGGTCTCCGTCGAGGCCGGTATCGGCATGCCGTGGTACCGATTCGTCGGCGACGCCGGCGAGATCGTGTCCATCGAGCACTTCGGTGCCTCGGCCGATTTCAAGACCCTGTTCCGCGAGTTCGGCATCACCGCTGACGCCGTTGTCGCCGCCGCCACCCGTTCGCTCGACAAGGTGAAGGGATAA
- the tal gene encoding transaldolase, with protein sequence MTQNTNTAALSAAGVSVWLDDLSRERIKSGNLRGLIDSRNVVGVTTNPTIFQGALSKGHDYDAQVRELAARGADVDSAIRTITTDDVRAACDILAEVYQESGGVDGRVSIEVDPRLAFDEDGTVAQAVELWKIVDRPNLFIKIPATEAGLPAITRVIAEGISVNVTLIFSVERHRAVMGAYLDGLLNAKTAGHDVAKIHSVASFFVSRVDTEIDKRLEAIGTPEALALRGKAGIANARLAYAAYQDVFDGGAHTSIYARLSSSGANKQRPLWASTGVKNPDYPDTMYVTELVAPNTVNTLPEKTLEAVADHAEITGDTITGTAAAAQEVFDALTAVGIDLTNVFQVLEEEGVQKFVQSWEELLIATTEQLQVAGGN encoded by the coding sequence ATGACTCAGAACACCAACACCGCGGCCCTGAGCGCCGCCGGTGTCTCGGTGTGGCTCGACGATCTTTCGCGCGAGCGCATCAAGTCCGGAAACCTCCGGGGCCTGATCGATTCCCGCAATGTCGTCGGTGTCACCACCAACCCGACCATTTTCCAGGGTGCGCTGTCCAAGGGCCACGACTACGACGCGCAGGTGCGCGAGCTCGCCGCGCGCGGCGCGGACGTGGATTCGGCCATTCGCACCATCACCACCGATGACGTGCGCGCGGCCTGCGACATTCTGGCCGAGGTCTACCAGGAGTCCGGCGGCGTCGACGGCCGGGTGTCCATCGAGGTCGACCCGCGCCTGGCCTTCGACGAGGACGGCACGGTGGCCCAGGCCGTCGAGCTGTGGAAGATCGTGGACCGCCCGAATCTGTTCATCAAGATTCCGGCGACCGAGGCCGGGCTGCCCGCCATCACCCGCGTGATCGCCGAGGGCATCAGCGTGAACGTGACGCTGATCTTCTCGGTGGAGCGGCACCGCGCCGTCATGGGCGCGTACCTGGACGGTCTGCTGAACGCCAAGACCGCCGGGCATGATGTGGCCAAGATCCATTCCGTCGCTTCGTTCTTCGTCTCGCGCGTGGACACCGAGATCGACAAGCGGCTGGAGGCCATCGGCACGCCGGAGGCGCTCGCACTGCGCGGCAAGGCCGGAATCGCCAACGCGCGCTTGGCCTACGCCGCCTACCAGGATGTATTCGACGGTGGCGCACACACTTCCATCTACGCGCGGCTGTCGTCCTCGGGTGCGAACAAGCAGCGGCCGCTGTGGGCGTCGACCGGCGTGAAGAACCCGGATTACCCGGACACCATGTACGTCACCGAGCTGGTGGCGCCGAACACGGTGAACACGCTGCCGGAGAAGACCCTCGAAGCCGTCGCCGACCACGCCGAGATCACCGGTGACACCATCACCGGCACGGCCGCGGCCGCCCAGGAGGTCTTCGACGCGCTGACTGCCGTCGGTATCGACCTGACCAATGTGTTCCAGGTGCTGGAGGAAGAGGGCGTGCAGAAGTTCGTCCAGTCCTGGGAAGAGCTGCTCATAGCCACCACCGAGCAGCTGCAGGTGGCGGGAGGCAACTGA
- the zwf gene encoding glucose-6-phosphate dehydrogenase — protein sequence MATGAATTVTTGNNPLRDGRDSRVPRIAGPCSMVIFGVTGDLSRRKLLPAIYDLANRGLLPPGFALVGFARRDMSDDEFAQLVHESISSSARTPFREEVWQQLKEGLRFVQGTFEDEDGFHRLATTLKDLDRDRGTGGNIAFYLAIPPTEFPVVLDQLSSNGLAQPNPEPGQPAPWRRVVIEKPFGHDLKSAQELNALVNRVFPERTVFRIDHYLGKETVQNILALRFANQLWDPIWNANYVDHVQITMAEDIGLGGRAGYYDGIGAARDVIQNHLLQLLALTAMEEPVSFQPKQLQIEKIKVLSATKLVAPLDETTARGQYTAGWQGSEPVVGLLQEEGFDPNSKTETYAAITLAVETRRWAGVPFYLRTGKRLGRRVTEIAVVFKRAPHLPFDQTMTEELGQNALVIRVQPDEGITMRFGSKVPGSSMEVRDVNMDFSYGEAFTEDSPEAYERLILDVLLGVPSLFPVNEEVELSWRILDPALEHWAANGKPDPYEAGTWGPESADEMLARSGREWRRP from the coding sequence GTGGCAACCGGCGCGGCGACGACGGTCACGACGGGGAACAATCCGCTTCGCGATGGACGCGACAGCCGAGTTCCCCGCATCGCTGGCCCGTGCAGCATGGTGATTTTCGGGGTGACCGGTGACCTGTCGCGGCGCAAGTTGCTGCCGGCCATCTATGACCTGGCGAACCGGGGGCTGCTGCCCCCGGGCTTCGCGCTGGTCGGGTTCGCCCGGCGCGATATGAGCGACGACGAGTTCGCTCAGCTCGTGCACGAGTCGATCAGCTCCTCGGCTCGTACTCCCTTCCGGGAGGAGGTGTGGCAGCAGCTGAAGGAGGGCTTGCGTTTCGTCCAGGGCACTTTCGAGGACGAGGACGGCTTCCACCGGCTGGCCACCACCCTCAAGGACCTGGACCGCGATCGCGGCACCGGCGGGAATATCGCCTTCTACCTGGCGATCCCGCCGACCGAGTTCCCGGTGGTGCTGGACCAGCTCTCCAGTAATGGTCTGGCACAGCCGAATCCGGAACCGGGCCAGCCCGCGCCGTGGCGGCGCGTGGTGATCGAGAAGCCCTTCGGGCACGACCTGAAGAGCGCGCAGGAGCTCAATGCTCTTGTCAATCGGGTGTTCCCGGAGCGCACGGTGTTCCGCATCGATCACTATCTCGGCAAAGAGACGGTGCAGAACATTCTGGCGCTGCGCTTCGCCAACCAGCTCTGGGATCCCATCTGGAACGCCAACTACGTCGACCATGTGCAGATCACCATGGCCGAGGACATCGGATTGGGCGGGCGCGCAGGCTATTACGACGGCATCGGCGCGGCGCGCGACGTCATCCAGAACCATCTGCTCCAGCTGCTGGCGCTGACGGCGATGGAGGAGCCGGTGAGCTTCCAGCCCAAGCAGCTGCAGATCGAGAAGATCAAGGTGCTCTCGGCGACCAAACTCGTTGCGCCACTGGACGAGACGACGGCGCGCGGGCAGTACACCGCGGGCTGGCAGGGCAGTGAGCCCGTGGTGGGGCTGCTGCAGGAGGAGGGCTTCGACCCGAATTCGAAGACCGAGACCTACGCAGCCATCACCCTCGCCGTGGAGACGCGGCGGTGGGCCGGGGTGCCGTTCTATCTGCGCACCGGGAAACGCTTGGGGCGCAGGGTCACCGAGATCGCGGTCGTGTTCAAACGCGCGCCGCACCTGCCGTTCGATCAGACCATGACCGAGGAGCTCGGGCAGAACGCGCTCGTCATTCGCGTGCAGCCGGATGAGGGCATCACCATGCGATTCGGGTCCAAGGTACCCGGGTCGTCCATGGAGGTCCGCGACGTGAACATGGACTTCAGCTACGGCGAAGCCTTCACCGAGGACTCCCCCGAGGCCTACGAGCGGCTCATCCTGGATGTGCTGCTCGGGGTGCCGTCGCTGTTCCCGGTCAACGAGGAGGTCGAATTGTCCTGGCGCATCCTCGATCCCGCGCTCGAGCACTGGGCCGCGAACGGGAAACCCGACCCGTACGAGGCCGGCACCTGGGGTCCGGAATCCGCCGACGAGATGCTCGCGCGCAGCGGGCGGGAATGGCGGCGGCCGTGA
- the opcA gene encoding glucose-6-phosphate dehydrogenase assembly protein OpcA: protein MIIDMPDTDTREVSKRLVQLREANGVVTMGRVLTLVVCTLDSSEAEDAIDAANDASREHPCRVIVLARGDRKADTRLDAQIRVGGDAGAAEVIVLRLQGDLVAHEASVVIPFLLPDTPVVAWWPRGAPEFPAKDSVGKLATRRITDATFAPDPQATIKKRRNSYAPGDTDLAWSRITYWRALLAAALDEAPFEGVESVTVSGLHDEPALDMLAGWLAARLDCPVVRRTGELKVELVRSTVSISIARPQLGRTATLTRSGEPDQRFALARRETRDCLAEELRHLDADDIYAEALTGIERVTYE, encoded by the coding sequence GTGATCATCGATATGCCCGATACGGATACCCGCGAGGTATCCAAGCGGCTGGTGCAGCTGCGCGAGGCCAATGGCGTGGTGACCATGGGGCGGGTGCTCACCCTGGTGGTGTGCACCCTGGACAGTTCCGAGGCCGAGGACGCCATCGACGCGGCCAATGACGCCAGCCGCGAACACCCCTGCCGCGTCATAGTTCTCGCGCGCGGCGACCGCAAAGCCGACACTCGGCTGGACGCCCAGATCCGGGTGGGCGGCGATGCCGGGGCGGCCGAGGTGATAGTGCTGCGCCTGCAGGGCGACCTGGTCGCGCACGAGGCGAGCGTGGTCATTCCGTTCCTGCTGCCCGATACGCCCGTGGTGGCGTGGTGGCCGCGGGGCGCGCCGGAGTTCCCGGCCAAGGATTCGGTCGGCAAGCTGGCCACGCGGCGCATCACCGACGCGACCTTCGCGCCGGATCCGCAGGCGACCATCAAGAAGCGGCGCAACTCGTACGCGCCCGGCGACACCGATCTGGCGTGGAGCCGGATCACGTACTGGCGGGCCCTGCTCGCGGCGGCGCTCGACGAAGCGCCGTTCGAAGGCGTCGAGTCCGTGACGGTTTCGGGTCTGCACGACGAGCCCGCGCTCGACATGCTGGCGGGCTGGCTGGCCGCGCGCCTGGACTGCCCCGTGGTGCGGCGCACCGGCGAGCTCAAGGTGGAGCTGGTTCGCTCGACGGTGTCCATTTCCATCGCGCGCCCGCAGCTCGGGCGCACGGCGACGCTGACCCGATCCGGCGAACCCGATCAGCGGTTTGCCTTGGCGCGCAGGGAAACCCGCGACTGCCTCGCCGAGGAGCTGCGGCATCTCGATGCCGACGACATCTACGCCGAGGCGCTCACCGGAATCGAAAGGGTGACCTATGAGTAA
- the pgl gene encoding 6-phosphogluconolactonase: protein MSKPAVETFSGADALVEAAAARFVAEIVEAQRLRGSASVVLTGGGTGIKLLELVRQAPGDIDWSKLDVFWGDERFVPTGDPERNELQARQALLDHVPVDPSRVHPTETSSGDYPDPLEAAGEYSATVHAHLAEHGAFDLHLLGMGGEGHVNSLFPHTAATREEHELVVAETNSPKPPAVRITLTLPAVRKSRHVVLIVSGEAKAAAVAAALNGASPLDIPAAGAIGSESTTWLLDEGAAADLPR from the coding sequence ATGAGTAAGCCGGCCGTCGAAACCTTCTCCGGCGCGGACGCATTGGTCGAAGCGGCGGCGGCGCGGTTCGTCGCCGAGATCGTGGAGGCGCAGCGGTTGCGCGGTTCCGCGTCGGTCGTGCTGACCGGCGGCGGAACCGGTATCAAGCTGCTCGAGCTGGTGCGGCAGGCACCGGGCGACATCGACTGGTCCAAGCTCGACGTCTTCTGGGGTGATGAGCGATTCGTGCCGACCGGGGATCCGGAACGCAATGAGCTGCAGGCCCGGCAGGCGCTGCTGGATCATGTTCCGGTCGACCCGTCGCGGGTGCATCCGACCGAAACCTCCAGTGGCGATTACCCGGATCCCCTGGAAGCGGCCGGCGAATACTCGGCGACCGTGCACGCGCATCTCGCCGAGCACGGCGCGTTCGATCTGCACCTGCTCGGCATGGGCGGTGAGGGGCACGTGAATTCGTTGTTCCCGCACACGGCGGCCACCCGCGAAGAGCACGAACTCGTGGTGGCGGAAACGAATTCGCCCAAGCCCCCGGCCGTGCGCATCACCCTGACACTGCCGGCCGTGCGCAAGTCCCGCCACGTCGTGCTGATCGTCTCGGGCGAGGCGAAGGCGGCGGCCGTGGCCGCAGCGCTCAACGGCGCGTCGCCGCTGGACATCCCCGCGGCGGGCGCCATCGGCAGCGAATCCACCACCTGGCTGCTCGACGAGGGCGCCGCCGCCGATCTGCCCCGCTGA
- a CDS encoding CsbD family protein: MDRIRHRAEKIAGRAQEAVGAATGNRGTANAGRRRQFTSELKTAGERVKRALRQGRTRRQEYRPRRQDY; this comes from the coding sequence ATGGACAGGATCAGGCATAGAGCGGAGAAGATCGCCGGACGCGCGCAAGAGGCGGTCGGCGCGGCGACCGGGAATCGCGGGACGGCGAATGCCGGGCGACGGCGTCAGTTCACCTCGGAGCTGAAAACGGCGGGGGAGCGGGTCAAGCGGGCATTGCGGCAGGGTCGCACCCGGCGGCAGGAGTACCGCCCGCGGCGGCAGGACTACTGA
- a CDS encoding FG-GAP repeat domain-containing protein codes for MATTDWWEYRELRNTHMRLQFSRRLFTLTAAVSAAVLALPALASAAGTIDFAAKVDSPSGGSFPSWGPGPSPIGMVGADFTGDGITDLVAADFGGDGPILMAGKGDGTFGTGSRVGSVGNGYGAVGAGDLNGDGKTDVVAQAWLSIVVFLNNGNGTFQVGEKYTTLEGAQQQVIVTDVNGDGKSDVLSLVPTGVKSWLGNGDGTLKSGSTAIIAGTSAAFTTGKFNSDNKLDIAINNDLLQQVEIFTGNGDGSFSRKGSSTSGLITEDVRAADFDGDGIDDVVTADSFSFSTTVLISNGQGGFKATNRVNLSGLGPTSIAVGDFNRDGTIDAAMSAVLSSTMVVFSGTGDGKITKVGEFGVTSQPQTPVIADFDRDGKLDVAVAGSANAVSFLKNLS; via the coding sequence GTGGCCACCACCGACTGGTGGGAGTACCGCGAACTCAGGAACACCCATATGCGCCTTCAGTTCTCTCGTCGACTGTTCACCCTCACCGCTGCCGTCTCGGCCGCCGTGCTCGCTCTGCCGGCGCTCGCGTCGGCCGCGGGGACCATCGATTTCGCCGCGAAAGTCGATTCGCCCTCCGGGGGTTCGTTCCCATCGTGGGGCCCAGGCCCCTCCCCGATCGGCATGGTCGGCGCGGATTTCACCGGTGACGGCATCACCGATCTGGTCGCCGCGGATTTCGGCGGCGATGGCCCGATTCTCATGGCGGGCAAGGGGGACGGCACCTTCGGCACCGGCAGCCGCGTCGGTTCCGTCGGCAACGGTTACGGGGCGGTCGGCGCGGGGGACCTCAACGGTGACGGCAAAACCGATGTGGTGGCCCAGGCCTGGCTGTCCATCGTGGTCTTCCTCAACAATGGCAATGGCACCTTCCAGGTGGGCGAGAAATACACCACCCTCGAAGGCGCGCAGCAGCAGGTGATCGTCACCGATGTGAACGGCGACGGGAAATCCGATGTGCTGAGCCTGGTTCCGACCGGCGTGAAATCGTGGCTGGGCAATGGCGACGGCACCCTGAAATCCGGTTCCACCGCCATTATCGCCGGCACCTCGGCCGCCTTCACCACCGGAAAGTTCAACTCCGACAATAAACTCGATATCGCCATCAACAATGACCTGCTGCAGCAGGTCGAGATCTTCACCGGCAACGGCGACGGCAGCTTCAGCCGCAAGGGCTCCAGCACCAGCGGCCTGATCACCGAGGATGTGCGCGCCGCCGACTTCGACGGCGACGGCATCGACGACGTGGTCACCGCCGACTCGTTCTCCTTCTCCACCACAGTGCTGATCTCCAACGGCCAGGGCGGTTTCAAGGCCACCAACCGGGTCAACCTGTCCGGCCTCGGCCCGACCTCCATCGCGGTCGGTGACTTCAACCGCGACGGCACCATCGACGCCGCCATGTCCGCCGTGCTGAGCTCGACCATGGTCGTGTTCTCCGGGACCGGTGACGGCAAGATCACCAAGGTCGGTGAATTCGGCGTCACCTCTCAGCCGCAGACACCGGTCATCGCCGATTTCGACCGGGACGGCAAGCTCGATGTCGCCGTGGCGGGCAGCGCCAATGCGGTGTCGTTCCTGAAGAACCTGTCCTGA
- a CDS encoding HD domain-containing protein — protein sequence METDVLRLEVDRRLAPWFSHLGGDRTAYTNHVLRVIRLCDLLGERAGLDFVPSDREEFCTAVAFHDLGVWSANTFDYLAPSEQLAVDWLREHAREDLIPLVTTMIDDHHKLRPAADPADPVELLRRADAIDVEMAVLGRFGVRRGDYRALVAEFPEAGFHLRLLQFGAKRLRTHPLSPLPMIKW from the coding sequence ATGGAGACCGATGTGTTGCGCCTCGAGGTCGATCGCCGGTTGGCGCCGTGGTTCAGTCACCTCGGTGGTGATCGGACGGCGTATACGAACCATGTGCTGCGGGTGATTCGGCTGTGTGATCTGCTGGGGGAGCGGGCGGGTCTCGATTTCGTGCCGAGCGATCGGGAGGAATTCTGTACGGCGGTGGCCTTTCATGATCTCGGGGTCTGGTCGGCGAATACCTTCGACTATTTGGCGCCGTCGGAGCAGCTCGCGGTCGACTGGCTTCGGGAGCATGCGCGGGAGGATCTGATCCCGCTGGTCACCACCATGATCGATGATCACCACAAACTCCGGCCCGCGGCGGATCCGGCCGACCCGGTGGAGCTGTTGCGGCGGGCCGATGCGATCGATGTGGAAATGGCCGTGCTCGGCCGATTCGGTGTGCGCCGCGGCGACTATCGGGCGCTCGTCGCGGAGTTCCCGGAGGCGGGATTCCACCTCCGCCTGCTCCAGTTCGGTGCGAAAAGGCTACGCACGCATCCACTCTCACCACTGCCGATGATCAAGTGGTGA
- a CDS encoding cutinase family protein, whose product MAVVTAALTLPGVSVASAESSTVPADCAEVHIVTVRGTLEPQSGSLLLTPLARRIAQESGRTATVAELEYPASMALDSAVRGVENLTALINNTAAECPNQRVVLLGYSQGARVIGNTLRTPTAVTEQAGAQIEAIAVFGSPLFNGADAFNRGNYDPALSGTGALPVGALGEFTDRVRSYCAAADRVCQGGDPAAGFANALSPGHFAYFVYGYRDDAAAFVRDQLHS is encoded by the coding sequence ATGGCGGTTGTCACTGCAGCGCTGACACTGCCGGGGGTATCGGTCGCGTCCGCCGAGTCCTCCACCGTCCCCGCCGACTGCGCGGAGGTCCACATCGTCACCGTTCGCGGCACGCTCGAACCGCAGAGCGGCAGCCTGCTGCTGACCCCGTTGGCCCGTCGAATCGCTCAGGAATCCGGTCGCACCGCCACTGTCGCCGAACTCGAGTATCCCGCCTCGATGGCCCTGGACAGCGCCGTCCGGGGGGTCGAGAACCTGACGGCGTTGATCAACAACACGGCCGCGGAATGCCCGAACCAGCGGGTGGTCCTGCTCGGCTACTCGCAGGGCGCCCGCGTCATCGGCAACACGCTGCGCACACCGACCGCTGTGACAGAGCAGGCGGGCGCACAGATCGAAGCGATCGCAGTGTTCGGCAGCCCACTGTTCAACGGCGCCGACGCCTTCAACCGCGGCAACTACGACCCCGCTTTGTCCGGCACCGGTGCGCTGCCCGTCGGCGCACTCGGCGAATTCACCGACCGCGTACGCTCCTACTGTGCTGCCGCCGACCGTGTCTGCCAAGGCGGCGATCCTGCCGCTGGATTCGCAAATGCCTTGAGCCCCGGCCATTTCGCCTACTTCGTCTACGGATATCGCGACGACGCGGCAGCATTCGTCCGCGACCAACTCCACTCGTGA
- a CDS encoding alpha-ketoglutarate-dependent dioxygenase AlkB, whose translation MPFEQDLFAELSASAVLERLGKGRTGATLTKADEAGRVPLVRTTTRYSSPAQRFRPVHDRLAQQIQARAGLSVGFNNALIENYTNAYATMGSHSDQALDLADDSHIAVFSCYRRPVAVPPRKLIVESKISGEILEIPLSHNSFVVFSIASNRRLKHRIVLDASAKAEENEWLGVTFRTSKTFVRYREGHAYLPHGAPLTMADDDQRREFYQLRRRENTETDFVYPPLTYTISESDLLTPPPMERIVED comes from the coding sequence GTGCCTTTCGAACAGGATCTCTTCGCTGAGCTCTCCGCGTCGGCGGTGTTGGAGCGCCTGGGCAAAGGCCGGACGGGCGCCACGCTCACCAAAGCCGATGAGGCGGGCCGCGTGCCTCTCGTCCGGACAACCACGCGATACAGCAGCCCTGCACAGCGATTCCGGCCGGTGCATGACCGTCTGGCGCAACAGATTCAGGCGCGAGCGGGATTGTCGGTCGGCTTCAACAACGCGCTCATCGAGAACTACACGAACGCCTACGCCACTATGGGCAGCCATTCCGACCAGGCCCTCGACCTGGCCGACGACTCGCACATCGCCGTCTTCTCCTGCTACCGGCGTCCCGTAGCCGTCCCGCCACGGAAGCTGATCGTCGAATCGAAGATCTCCGGCGAGATACTCGAGATTCCGCTGTCCCACAATAGTTTTGTCGTGTTCTCCATCGCGTCGAACCGGCGGCTCAAGCACAGGATCGTGCTGGACGCGTCCGCGAAAGCCGAGGAGAACGAATGGCTGGGCGTCACCTTCCGGACGTCGAAAACCTTCGTCCGCTACCGCGAGGGGCACGCGTACCTCCCACACGGCGCACCCCTCACAATGGCCGATGACGATCAGCGGCGCGAGTTCTACCAGCTCCGACGGCGCGAGAACACCGAAACGGACTTCGTCTACCCGCCGCTGACCTACACCATCAGCGAGAGCGATCTGCTGACACCGCCACCGATGGAGCGCATCGTCGAGGACTGA
- a CDS encoding DUF5313 family protein, translating into MTSKTPRRPNPLQWLGYACGRRLPDSMVDWVREDLTGKHNYARHLVRGMAPFTPLFAGFMSFPGELWLRMAMTLLALILALFYCSAYRDLNRAHRLVQHGLPADLESPQRMREHARERAVYAANHPR; encoded by the coding sequence ATGACATCGAAGACTCCTCGGCGGCCCAATCCCCTGCAGTGGCTCGGTTACGCCTGTGGGCGGCGCCTGCCGGATTCGATGGTCGATTGGGTGCGTGAGGATCTCACCGGGAAGCACAATTACGCGCGGCATCTCGTACGGGGGATGGCGCCGTTCACGCCATTGTTCGCCGGGTTCATGAGCTTTCCGGGTGAGCTGTGGCTGCGGATGGCCATGACCTTGCTCGCGCTGATTCTGGCGCTGTTCTACTGCTCGGCCTATCGGGATCTGAATCGGGCGCATCGGCTTGTGCAGCACGGGCTTCCCGCGGATCTGGAGAGCCCGCAGCGGATGCGGGAGCATGCGCGGGAGCGGGCCGTGTACGCGGCTAATCACCCTCGCTGA